The following is a genomic window from Acidimicrobium ferrooxidans DSM 10331.
CCACCATCTCGATCAGTCGCCAAGTTCCCTTCCGTGCCGATCGCGTGTTCCGGGAACTCGCCGCGCTGGAACGACACCACACCTGGATGGCGGATGCAGAAGCGGTCGAGATCGTGAGCGCCCAACGCCGCGGCGTCGGCGTCGAGATGATCGCCCATACTCGCATCGGCCCGCTGCGCACAGCCGACCGAATGGTGGTCGTCGACTGGGACGAAGGCCGTGCCATCGGCGTCCGCCACGTCGGACTCGTTCGCGGAGTCGGGCGTCTCAGCGTCCAAGCCGACGGTCCCGACCGTGCGCGAGTTCGCTGGGACGAAGAGCTCGTCTTCCCAGGCGGGCATCTCGGTGAGCTGGCAGCACACGCCGCACGACCAGTCCTCGAGTGGATCTGGCGAGGCAACCTCGCCCGCCTCGAGGCCGCGATCGCCTCGGCAGGGCCCATTACGCTGGGCGCTCCGTGAGTACGACGGCCTCGAACTCCATCGCCGCACGCTTTGGCGCGCTCGCGCGCCACGCCGTGGCCGACACGCCGTCACGTTCCGAGGACGTCCACCTCGACCGTGACGTGATCGCGGCCATGCTCGGCCTGGAGGATGAGCCGGAAGCGCTGGTTGCAACCGTTCGACTCGAGGGCCACACTGCACGTTTCGCAACGCCTCGCACCCCGCTCCCCCCGCGTCTCAGCCGCCTCCTCGCCGAGAACCCGGGTCAGCTCTACACGCACCAAGCCGCCGTCACCGACCACGCCCTGGCGGGCCACCACGTGGTGCTCGCCACCCCGACCGCGTCCGGCAAGTCCCTCGCATTCCTCGTCCCCGCCCTCGCTCGCCTCGAGCGCGATCCCGCAGCCACCGTTCTCGCCCTCTATCCCACGAAAGCACTCGCGCACGATCAACTGGCGCGCCTCGTCGAGCTCGAGCGAGCGCTCGGCATCGACATCGCCCCTGCCGTCTATGACGGCGACACCCCGGCCCCGGAACGCGCTCGCATCAAGGACCGATCGCGGTTCGTCGTCACCAACCCCCATGGCCTGAACCTCTACCTCGGATGGCACGAAGGCTGGGAGCGCATCCTCGCCAACCTGGCACTCGTCATCGTCGACGAGACACACGCCTACACGGGAGCGACCGGCGGTGCGGTGGGCTGGTTGCTCCGTCGACTCCAGCGTCTCGCCGAGGCGCACGGTGCGGCACCGGTCTACGTGGGGGCATCCGGGACCATCGCCAATCCGGCCGAGCACTTCGCACGACTCATCGGCGATGACGTCGTCCTCGTCGATGACGATGGGTCGGCCCAGCCGACACGCACGATCGCCATCGTGGATGCAACACGATCTCCCGATCACGCCCCGATCGCTCAGGCCGCGCTCCTCGTGCGTCGGCTCGTCCGCCACCGCCGCCACGTCATCGCCTTCTCGAACTCACGATCGCACGCCGAGCTGCTCGCGAGACTCGCGACCGATCGCGCGGTCCGCGTCGAACCCTACAGGGCAGGGTACGCGGCCCAACGGCGGCGGGCACTCGAAGCCGACCTCCGAGCCGGGCGCCTTCGCGCCATCTCAGCGACGAGCGCCCTCGAACTCGGCATCGACGTCGGCGTCATCGACACGGTCGTGCTCAACGGATTCCCGGGCTCGATCGCCTCCCTCTTCCAACGCATCGGTCGAGCCGGACGATCGGGCCAGGACGCACTGGGCGTCGTCGTGCTGGGGGCCGAACCCGCCGCCCGAGCGCTCATCGCCGATCCAGAGGAGTTCCTCGTCCGCCCGCCCGAGCTCGCGGTCGCCAACGTCGACCAGCCCTCCGTGGTCCGGCGTGCGCTCGAGCTCGCTGCGGCCGAACGACCCGTCACCCCCGACGAACTCCGTCACTGGGGCGCGCCCGCACGCGACGCTGCCGCCGCACTCGTCGAGGCTGGCACGATTCGGCACGACGCCGACGGCCTTCGAGTCCCGGGCCGCCGCCCGCATCGCTTCCGACCACTGGTCGAGATGGAGCCGACGTGGCGCCTCCAGTTCGAGGGGACGCGCACCACCATCGCGCCAGAGAGCCTGTCGGAGAGTCAGGCACTGCGCGAGGCCTATCGCGGTGCCATCGTGCTGCATGGCTCGCAGCCCTACCGCGTCGTCCGGGTCGACTACGCTGCGCGCGTCGCGGTCGCACGACCAGAACCCGACCGAGGCCACCACACCCAAGCAGCCTGGTATCGCGCGATCGCTCCGACGCGCGTACGGTCTCATGCGATCGCGGGGTCGCTCACGTTGGACCTGGCCGATGCCGTGCTCGTCGAGCAGGTCACCTCAGCCAAGGAGTTCCGGGGATCAGTGCTCGTCCACCAACGCAAGGTCACTGCCCCCTCACGTTCGGTCGCGGGCGAGGCCTTGATCCTCTCGACCAACCAACTCGTCGATCCCGCCGAACTTCCAGCCCTCCACGGCGTCGAGCACCTCCTCGTCAAGGCGCTCGCGCCGCTTGCCGTCGGCGCAAGCGATCTCACCACGCTGACCCAGGCCACGCCGGCACCGCAGATCCTCTTCTTCGCGCCCGATGCGCTGGGCGGCGGCACGATGCTTGCGACGGTGGCTCGCCAGCTCGATCGTGCGCTCGCCGTGTCCGAGCGCATCCTCACGACGTGCCGCTGCAACGATGGCTGCCCCTTCTGCACCCTGGACGCTCGCTGCGACGGCGACGTTGCCGCCAAGTCGCTCGTCCTGGACGTGCTCGTGCGCCTGCGCGACCACCACGCGCGGCACGCTTAGCACAATCCGGCGCGATGCGCCTCGCACAGGTCCGCGAGCCGGCAGCCGGCGCACAGTGGCCGCCTCGCCGTGCACGTCTCCCGACCGTGCAGGATCATGCGCAACGAGAAGGTCCCCCAGCGCTTCGGTGCCAAGACCGCACAGAGCTCCTGTTCGATCCCCTCCGGGGTCGACGATCGGGCGATCCCGAGGCGACGACTCACCCGTTTGACGTGCGTGTCGACGGGGAGCCCTGGCAACGAGAAGCCGACCGAACGAACGACATTGGCCGTCTTGCGTCCAACCCCGGGCAAGCTGGTCAGCTCCTCGAGTCCTTGGGGAACCTCTCCTCCGAAGCGCTCGACGATCGCAGCTGCCAGCGCGACGATGTGACGAGCCTTCGTTCGATAGAAACCGGTCGGACGCACCAGCGCCTCCACCTGCTCGATCGGAGCTCGGGCGAGAGTCTCGGCGTCCGGGTAGCGAGCGAACAGTCCTGGCGTCACGAGGTTCACCGCAGCGTCGGTGGTCTGCGCCGACAAGACCGTCGCCACGAGGAGCTGAAACGGGGTCTCGAAGCGCAGGGCACACAGCGACACCGCCGTCCCTGGATAGAGCTCTTCGAGTCGTTCGTCGACCGCGAGAGCCCGTCGGGTTTCGTCCTGCACCGCCAACCTCCCCACCGCTAGCCTAGAGACGTGCACGCGCTCACGACGGTCGAGAACCCGTCTGCGCGCCTGCTCCCGGGGGTGCTTGCACTCATACGCGATGTCGAGGCAGCCGACGGCCACGAGGTACTCGAGGCTCATCGCTGGATCGACCTCGCCAACGCGGACGCCGAGAGCCTGCACGGGATCGCGGTGACGCTCGACGACGACACCGTCGTCGGCTACGTCCACCTGCGGCGGCACCACCGTCACGGGATCGAGCTCGAGCTCTTGGTCGCGCCAGACCACCGCGACGAGGCCGCGAGCATCGTCGGCGCGCTCGTCGAGGCCGCGAGCGCGAGTCTCGAGACCCTCGGCCCCCACGAGATCTTCGCCTGGGTACCCAGACACTCTCGACAGGTCATCGATGCCCTCGAGGGCCTCGGGTTCCGTGCCGACCGCGCGGTACGGCAGCTCCGACGTCCCCTCCCACTCGAGTCAGACCACCCGGCACGGCCGATTGACTGCCCGCCGTTTCGGACCTTTCGTCCCGGCGAGGACGAGGATGCGTGGCTCGAGGTCAACAATCGCGCCTTCGCATGGCATCCCGATCAAGGCGACTGGGATCTCGAGACCCTGCTCGCTCGTGAGCGCGAGAGCTGGTTCGACCCAGCTGGTTTCCTCCTGGCCGAACAGGACGGGCGCCTCGTGGGCTTTTGCTGGACGAAGGTGCATGCGCCGCGCTCGTCGTCAGCGCTCGGCGAGATCTACGTCATCGCCACCGATCCAGAACGCGCGCCTCGCGGACTTGGCTCATGCCTGCTCGTCGCCGGGTTGGACTACCTCGCCCACCACGACATCCCCACCGCCTCGCTCTACGTGGAGGACACGAACGAACGTGCACTCCGCCTCTATGACCGCTTCGGGTTCGTGGTCGATCACGAAGACGTCCGGCTCGTGTGGCGTCTCCCAGCAGCGTCGTAGACTCCTCGACGAGGAGGATCAATGGATCTGAAGGAAGCGTTCGTCGGTGGCCCCAGGTTCCTCGACACCGCGAGCTACGGATTGCCACCCCGTCGCGAGGTGGCCGCACTCGAACAGGCGCTCGCTCGGTGGTCGAGCGGCACGGCCGATTGGTACGACGAGTGGCTGCGCGCGACGGATGTCGCGCGGGGCCACCTTGCGCGCCTGCTCGGCACCGATTCGACCGCGGTGACCACCGGTCCGACCACCTCGGTGCTCGTCGCCCTCCTCGCAACCACCGTGGAGCCGGGCAGTCGCGTCGTCGTGCCGGACATCGAGTTCACCTCCAATGTGTTCCCCTGGCTTGTGATCGCTCAACGCAGGCAGCTCGATCTGCGTTTCGTTCCCGTCGGATCGCTGGCACGTGCAACGGCTGAGGGGGCCGACGTCGTGAGCTTCTCCCTCGTGCAGTCGGCGACGGGTGAGGTCGCCGATCTCGACGCCATCGTCGATGCCGCGGAGTCCGTGGACGCACGCGTCTTCGTGGACGCCACGCAAGCGCTCGGGTGGCTTCCCGTCGACGCCACCCGCGTCGACGCGGTGGTCGTCTCGGGCTACAAGTGGCTCCTCGCTCCGCGCGGCGTCGCGGCCATGGCTACGAGCGACCGTGTCCGTGCTTCCATGGAGCCGCTGTACGCCAATTGGTACGCCGGCGAACCCATTCCGACCTCGCTCTACGGACCACCGCTGCGACTGGCTCCGGATGCGCGGCGCTTCGACCCCTCGCCTGCGTGGTTCTCCTGGGTCGGCGCGGTCGCCGCGCTGGAACTCCTCGACGAGGTCGGCATCGACGCGATCTGGGCGCACGACACCGACCTCGCCGCCGCCTTCCGCACCATGCTGGGTCTTCCCGAGCCCACGGTCCCAAGCGCGATCGTCTCGGTGGCGCTCGATCGAGCACCCTCCGACCTCACGACGAAGATCTCGTTCCGCGACGGCCGCGCTCGCGTCTCCTTCCACCTCTACAACGACCTCGCCGACGCCGAGACGCTCGCAGCCGAGCTTGCCCCCTTCGGCGTCCAGCGCCCACGTCGGAGCTGATCGGCCGGCTCGACCGTGCCACGACCGAGCCAACACCAGCGCATACGAGCACGCACGGGCATCGTGCACTGCCCGATGGATCGGGTTGCCCCGTTGCGATCCCAGCACCACGAGAGAGGTCCGCGATCTCGGCCCGGCAGGTCAACGTTCCGAGCCCATCGCCTGGCGCCCTGTGCGACAACCGTTGCACCGTGACTCAGGCGAGCGACTCGAGGCCATGCTCGCCAACAGACAATCGTCGGAAGGTGCGGCTCGCCCTGGGAGCATGAGGCCGATGTCCCCGCACGACTCCTGGGAGCCCGGGACGAGCTCCGTCACGGCACCGAGCCAGGGCTCGCAGCAAGACCCGCGCGAGCGCTCCGATCCGATCGTCGCATCGAGCGCACGAGTCGGAGCGCAGACGATCTGCTCTGCCCGTCACTCATCGAGCCGCGGTGCTGCCGCGACGATTCCACGCCAGCGTGACCTCGACCCGCTGCGTGGCGGGGATGCGCGCGCCGGGGCGTCGCTGTGCCCGAACAGCCGGGGCACACCCGAGCCATCGGTCCACCAAACCGCCCTCCCATGGTGATCGACGCCGCCACGCTCAGACGCCCACCCAAAGGCGCCCACGCCTGGCCCTGGCCATCACCGGCTCGGCGCTGCGCTGCAGGCTGGTGCGCACTAGCGAACGAGCAGATGCCAGCCGAGCCATGCCCACCCGAGCCACGCCACGACGCGCCACAGCCGCGAGCGACGCAGGCCTCCCACGAACTGTGCCGGGCCCGCGCCGACACGGTTCAGCACCACCCACGCCCCGATCACGGCTCCGACGAGGACCCAAGCCGCCCACGCGCTCGTCACGACGACACCATCATGGCGCGAGGAGCCACCGACCGAGCACGACCCACGCGGCCGCCAGCACGCTCCGACCGAGTCCGAAGCCATCGACCTTCGACCGCAGCACGACCGCCTCGACCATCGACGAGAAGGTCGGGTAGTGCCCGCGCGGTCCGTGGACCAACTCCACCAGTTCGACCGCCGTGAACACGGTCGCGACGACCAACGCCGCCACCACCGCAGACCGCACGACGCGGGCGATCCCGTCGGTCGTCGTCCAGGGACGAGCGACACCGAGACCCCACGCGATCAGCGCTCCGGTCGCAAGGCGGGCAGGCCACGTGAACGGAGTGCTCACGCCCTCGACGACGATCCCTGCGGCGACGAGCGCGGCCCCTAGGAGCCAGATGGCGCGCCGAGGCGCGCGAACGTCCATAGGCCCCCCATCACCCCCGCAAGCGCGAGCGCCCCGACCGAGGCCACAGCGACGACGAGGCTGCGCGGACCCGTGCTCGCCGCAACGCCGATGCCGAGCGCAACGAGAACCGCGCTCACGACGACGACACCCCGGCTTGCCGATGCGGCTCGCGCGATGCGAGCAGCATCGAACTCGGCCGCACGAGCCGCCAGCTCCGCCTCGAGACGGCTTGCGCATCCCCCTCCACGGCCCTCGCACGCCTCGCACGCTTGGGCGCAGCCAGGCTCGGGTGGCGCCGGACGTGGTGCGCTCGATCTGACGACTACCGCGCCGACGACGACCCATGCAACCACCAAGCCCCCGATGGCCACGCTGGACCCGACGCCGGCAAGTGCGCCCCCAACGATGGCCGCAAGGACACCTCCGAAGCCGAAGCCAAGCAGCCAACGACCGCTACGAACACCGCGCTCGAGCGCACGAAACCCGGAGGTCGTCATGCCAGGCAGTCTAGGCAGGTGATTCGCCAGTGCCCAAGGCGGGAGCTTCCGGTGCGCACGAGGCGCAGCTCGTAGGCCGACGACCGTGTGCGCCAGCGTCGACTGTCCGACCCTGTCCGGGGCTCACCGTAGGATCATGCTCGTGGAGCAGCTCGGCCTCGACGACGACGGGACCGATCTGCGAACCGTGCGCTTCGCCATCCTCGACGTCGAGACGACCGGAGCCGCATCCGGTGCGGACGAGCTCACCGAGGTCGCCATGATGGTCGTCCAAGAGGGCCGTGCGCTCGCTCACCTCCAAAGCCTGGTACACACCGACCGCCCCATTCCCCCGGCGATCGTGGCACTCACCGGGATCTCCAACGAGCTGGTCGCCGACGCACCGAGCGCCCGCACCGTCATCGAGCGCACGGCTCGACTGCTCGAGGGCACCGTCATGGTCGGACACAACGTCCGCTTCGACCGCAGCTTCCTCGGCGCCGCTGCCGATGCCGCCGGCATCACACTGCCCGAGGTACCGGTCCTCGACACGCTCACGCTCTCGCGCGTCCTCCTCGACGGAGAGGTGCCGAACCACCGTCTCGCCACCCTCGCTCACTACCTTCAGCTCCCACCGCCGAGCCATCGGGCGATGGCGGACGTCGTCACCACTGTGGCGCTCCTCCACCGTCTCATCGAGCGGGCCGGTGCGCTCGGCGTCACCACCCTCGAGGGACTCCTCGCACTGCGACGCCCACGTCGCAGTGGCGCCGACCTCGAGCGCCAGGCCAGACGTCTCCCGCATCGACCCGGCGTCTACTACTTCCACGACGCGGGCCGGGTGCTCTACGTCGGTGTCGCGACCGATCTCCACGATCGCGTGCGGTCGTACTTCAGCGCCGACACACGCACGAGCGTGCGGCGCCTGCTGCGACGCGCCTCCAGCATCAGTGCCCGGCCGGTGCCCTGCGACATCGCTCGGCCTCTCACCGAGTTGGCCGAGATCCAGACACTGCGACCGCCCTTCAACCAAGTCGGCGTCCGACGCCCGCGCACGCGATCATTCGTGACGCCCGAGGGACGCGTCATCGCGCCATGGCCCCTCAACCAACCCGATCCGCCCCCGTCGATCTCGACGTGCTTCGATGGCGACGCCCACACGGTTGCGAGAGCGCTCGAGGAGGCCATCAGGCACCTTCAGGCCGAGATGATCCAAGCGAGCGACGACGGTGAGTACGAACGGGCCGCGGCGCTTCGCGACCTCGGCGCCCTCGTCGCAACCCGTGTACCGACGAGCCTGCTCCACGAAGTCCACCGGGAGGGTCGCAGGCTCGGGCTCTTCGACCCCCGCTGCGACGCCCGACACGAGTTGACGGGCCCCGAGGGACTCCTCGATCTCGGCCCGGACGATCCTGAGCTTCGAAGCTACCGAGCGCTCCTCGTGCTGCGTACGATCGCCGAACGTCGTGACCTCATCCTCGACGACGAGCTCGCCCCCCTCGTCGCCCTCGTTCGTGAGAGCGTCAGGTTCCGCCGCGGCTCAGTCGGCGCCGCCTCGGATCCGAGCAAGGGTCTCGCCCGCTCGTCCTGAGCTGATCGCGTCGACCGCCAGCTCGAAGCCGTCGACGATCGTCGCCGACCGCCCGTCGACCCACAAGGCCACCGCGGCGTTCAGCACGATGATGTCGCGCACCGGACCGCGTACCCGCCCCTCGAGCACGCCCTCGAGCACCTTGGCGTTCTCCTCCGCGCTGCCACCACGCACAGCTCCTGCCGCCGCAGTCGCACAACCGAGCGACGTTGGATCGAGCACGCCAGCCTCGAGCTCGACGGCGCCCTTGCCATCGGAACGGAGTTCCACGAAGCGCGTCGGCGCCGACACCGACACCTCGTCGAGTCCATCGTCGGAGTGGACC
Proteins encoded in this region:
- a CDS encoding SRPBCC family protein; this translates as MSATISISRQVPFRADRVFRELAALERHHTWMADAEAVEIVSAQRRGVGVEMIAHTRIGPLRTADRMVVVDWDEGRAIGVRHVGLVRGVGRLSVQADGPDRARVRWDEELVFPGGHLGELAAHAARPVLEWIWRGNLARLEAAIASAGPITLGAP
- a CDS encoding DEAD/DEAH box helicase, whose product is MSTTASNSIAARFGALARHAVADTPSRSEDVHLDRDVIAAMLGLEDEPEALVATVRLEGHTARFATPRTPLPPRLSRLLAENPGQLYTHQAAVTDHALAGHHVVLATPTASGKSLAFLVPALARLERDPAATVLALYPTKALAHDQLARLVELERALGIDIAPAVYDGDTPAPERARIKDRSRFVVTNPHGLNLYLGWHEGWERILANLALVIVDETHAYTGATGGAVGWLLRRLQRLAEAHGAAPVYVGASGTIANPAEHFARLIGDDVVLVDDDGSAQPTRTIAIVDATRSPDHAPIAQAALLVRRLVRHRRHVIAFSNSRSHAELLARLATDRAVRVEPYRAGYAAQRRRALEADLRAGRLRAISATSALELGIDVGVIDTVVLNGFPGSIASLFQRIGRAGRSGQDALGVVVLGAEPAARALIADPEEFLVRPPELAVANVDQPSVVRRALELAAAERPVTPDELRHWGAPARDAAAALVEAGTIRHDADGLRVPGRRPHRFRPLVEMEPTWRLQFEGTRTTIAPESLSESQALREAYRGAIVLHGSQPYRVVRVDYAARVAVARPEPDRGHHTQAAWYRAIAPTRVRSHAIAGSLTLDLADAVLVEQVTSAKEFRGSVLVHQRKVTAPSRSVAGEALILSTNQLVDPAELPALHGVEHLLVKALAPLAVGASDLTTLTQATPAPQILFFAPDALGGGTMLATVARQLDRALAVSERILTTCRCNDGCPFCTLDARCDGDVAAKSLVLDVLVRLRDHHARHA
- the nth gene encoding endonuclease III; translation: MQDETRRALAVDERLEELYPGTAVSLCALRFETPFQLLVATVLSAQTTDAAVNLVTPGLFARYPDAETLARAPIEQVEALVRPTGFYRTKARHIVALAAAIVERFGGEVPQGLEELTSLPGVGRKTANVVRSVGFSLPGLPVDTHVKRVSRRLGIARSSTPEGIEQELCAVLAPKRWGTFSLRMILHGRETCTARRPLCAGCRLADLCEAHRAGLC
- the mshD gene encoding mycothiol synthase: MHALTTVENPSARLLPGVLALIRDVEAADGHEVLEAHRWIDLANADAESLHGIAVTLDDDTVVGYVHLRRHHRHGIELELLVAPDHRDEAASIVGALVEAASASLETLGPHEIFAWVPRHSRQVIDALEGLGFRADRAVRQLRRPLPLESDHPARPIDCPPFRTFRPGEDEDAWLEVNNRAFAWHPDQGDWDLETLLARERESWFDPAGFLLAEQDGRLVGFCWTKVHAPRSSSALGEIYVIATDPERAPRGLGSCLLVAGLDYLAHHDIPTASLYVEDTNERALRLYDRFGFVVDHEDVRLVWRLPAAS
- a CDS encoding aminotransferase class V-fold PLP-dependent enzyme; its protein translation is MDLKEAFVGGPRFLDTASYGLPPRREVAALEQALARWSSGTADWYDEWLRATDVARGHLARLLGTDSTAVTTGPTTSVLVALLATTVEPGSRVVVPDIEFTSNVFPWLVIAQRRQLDLRFVPVGSLARATAEGADVVSFSLVQSATGEVADLDAIVDAAESVDARVFVDATQALGWLPVDATRVDAVVVSGYKWLLAPRGVAAMATSDRVRASMEPLYANWYAGEPIPTSLYGPPLRLAPDARRFDPSPAWFSWVGAVAALELLDEVGIDAIWAHDTDLAAAFRTMLGLPEPTVPSAIVSVALDRAPSDLTTKISFRDGRARVSFHLYNDLADAETLAAELAPFGVQRPRRS
- a CDS encoding exonuclease domain-containing protein, with protein sequence MEQLGLDDDGTDLRTVRFAILDVETTGAASGADELTEVAMMVVQEGRALAHLQSLVHTDRPIPPAIVALTGISNELVADAPSARTVIERTARLLEGTVMVGHNVRFDRSFLGAAADAAGITLPEVPVLDTLTLSRVLLDGEVPNHRLATLAHYLQLPPPSHRAMADVVTTVALLHRLIERAGALGVTTLEGLLALRRPRRSGADLERQARRLPHRPGVYYFHDAGRVLYVGVATDLHDRVRSYFSADTRTSVRRLLRRASSISARPVPCDIARPLTELAEIQTLRPPFNQVGVRRPRTRSFVTPEGRVIAPWPLNQPDPPPSISTCFDGDAHTVARALEEAIRHLQAEMIQASDDGEYERAAALRDLGALVATRVPTSLLHEVHREGRRLGLFDPRCDARHELTGPEGLLDLGPDDPELRSYRALLVLRTIAERRDLILDDELAPLVALVRESVRFRRGSVGAASDPSKGLARSS